In Artemia franciscana chromosome 4, ASM3288406v1, whole genome shotgun sequence, a single window of DNA contains:
- the LOC136025744 gene encoding putative ankyrin repeat protein RF_0381: protein MLKTSTQNKRSRNKEDQGKNVIPTKLRKIFISNGDTMDVKDNGGRTPLHIAAEVGNIDICHLWISKGAVLDARNSYRQTPLHVAVATGNLDICQLLISNGATIDARNSYKQTPLHIAVATGNLDICQLLITKGAALDAKEGCTFAKTPLHRAVMTKNLDICQLLISKGAELDARNNYKQTPLHWAVMTQNLDICQLLISKGAALDARECYGETHLHAAVRRGNQDMCQLLITKGAAIDAIDSRGISPLLRAVMRKNLDMCHFLISKGATIDAINSREITPLRMAIMTENLDICQLLISNGAAIDTVDSSKKTPLHRAVATGNLDICQLLISKGAVIDAIDCGKETPLHIAVETGNLDICQLLISKGAAIDAIDCGKKTPLHRAVATENLDICQLLISKGAVIDAIDCGKETPLHRAVATGNLDICQLLISKGAAIDAIDCGKKTPLHRAVETGNLDICQLLISNGATIDAIDSRKITPLLKAVMTENLDICQLLISKGATIDAIYFITETPLHYAAFYGKLKACQLLISNGATINASDSSNSTPLHLAAQKSHLDVCRLLVSKGAGLNSLNSNNETPLMLAFFSNHSRVSEYLLENNAVFHPHTLKSICRDIINENPLQMCNNVLEIPKIFKNYLTYEEELVSFKKYHLLGIFAENALSDSFI, encoded by the coding sequence ATGCTGAAGACATCAACGCAAAATAAACGTTCACGTAACAAAGAGGACCAAGGTAAAAATGTTATACCTACCAAgcttagaaaaattttcatttcaaatggTGATACAATGGATGTCAAAGATAATGGAGGTAGAAcgcctttacatatagctgcAGAGGTCGGAAATATAGATATTTGTCACCTAtggatttcaaagggtgctgtaTTAGATGCCAGAAATTCTTATAGACAAACGCCTTTACATGTAGCTGTTGCGActggaaatctagatatttgtcagctattaaTTTCAAACGGTGCGACAATAGATGCCAGAAATTCTTATAAACAAACGCCATTGCATATAGCTGTTGCGActggaaatctagatatttgtcagctattgatcACAAAGGGTGCTGCATTAGATGCCAAAGAGGGATGCACCTTTGCAAAAACACCTTTGCATAGAGCTGTTATGACtaaaaatctagatatttgtcagctattgatcTCAAAGGGTGCTGAATTAGATGCcagaaataattataaacaaACGCCTTTACATTGGGCTGTTATGACCcaaaatctagatatttgtcagttattgatttcaaagggtgcgGCATTAGATGCCAGAGAATGTTATGGAGAAACGCATTTACATGCAGCTGTTCGCAGAGGAAATCAAGATATGTGTCAGCTATTGATAAcaaagggtgctgcaatagatgccatagattCTAGGGGAATAAGTCCTTTACTTAGAGCTGTTATGCGTAAAAATCTAGAtatgtgtcattttttgatttcaaagggtgctacaATAGATGCCATAAATTCTAGGGAAATTACACCTTTACGTATGGCAATTATGACTgaaaatctagatatttgtcagctattgatttcaaacgGTGCTGCAATAGATACTGTAGATTCTAGTAAAAAAACACCTTTGCATAGAGCTGTTGCAACTGGAAATCTTGATATTTGTCagttattgatttcaaagggtgctgtaATAGATGCCATAGATTGTGGGAAAGAAACACCTTTGCATATTGCTGTGGAGACTGGAAATCTAGACATTTGTCagttattgatttcaaagggtgctgcaatagatgccatagattgtgggaaaaaaacacctttgcaTAGAGCTGTTGCGACTGAAAACCTAGATATTTGTCagttattgatttcaaagggtgctgtaATAGATGCCATAGATTGTGGGAAAGAAACACCTTTGCATAGAGCTGTTGCGActggaaatctagatatttgtcagttattgatttcaaagggtgcagcaatagatgccatagattgtggaaaaaaaacacctttgcaTAGAGCTGTTGAGActggaaatctagatatttgtcagctattaaTTTCAAACGGTGCGAcaatagatgccatagattCTAGGAAAATTACACCTTTACTTAAAGCTGTTATGACTgaaaatctagatatttgtcagttattgatttcaaagggtgctacaATAGATGCCATATATTTCATAACTGAAACACCTCTACATTATGCtgctttttatggaaaactaaaagcctgtcagctattgatttcaaacgGTGCTACAATAAATGCTTCAGATTCTAGTAACTCAACTCCTTTACACCTTGCTGCACAGAAAAGTCACTTGGATGTGTGTAGGCTACTAGTGTCAAAAGGTGCAGGCCTGAATTCTTTAAACTCCAATAATGAGACACCTTTAATGCTAGCGTTTTTTTCTAACCACTCAAGGGTAAGTGAATATCTCTTAGAAAATAACGCAGTTTTTCATCCGCACACGTTGAAATCAATTTGCCgagatataataaatgaaaatccaCTCCAAATGTGCAATAATGTTTTGGAAATTCcgaaaatttttaagaattacctaACTTATGAGGAAGAACTTGTAAGTTTCAAAAAATATCATCTTTTAGGTATTTTTGCGGAAAATGCTCTTTCTGatagtttcatttaa